The segment TGGGACACCGTCATGCACCTCTCTCCTAAAAAAGATTCTTACTTTATAATATTTATAATTAGTCTACATTGTTATACTCAGTTTTGTCAATATATACACCTTTACTATATGAGATGAAATCTAATTTTACGCATTTTTCGAAAAAAATAATTCAAATTATTTAATTATTAACCACTTTTCAAGATTTATTCGGACTAGTTATTGTTTTACCTACTAATGCAAAACAATTATGCTACTAGCGTTTAGGCTATGACTAGCGGATAGAGCCTATTCTACATTGTTAATTTTACCAAGAAGTTAACGAAATGATCCTTCTTCACTTCAAATGAATAACAAGCCCCTAACTTCTTGATACACAAAGCTGCCTTCGCATTAATTGCTACTTTTCGTAATAAGAACGATACGAGAATATAAATAATGTTTGAAGCAACTTTCCTTCCCTAAAGGTTATAAAAAGCATATAATAAGCATCAGTTAATCGAATGTAAGTAAAAAAGCAACAAAGTTAACGAAAAGAGCCATACACAAAAAAATGCGGAACTATATCCCGCAAAATGAATTGTATTGAATACTGAGGAGGTATGCCCTACAATACTATCATACTCAACTAAGATGAATTCGTTTGGATGTTTGCCCCTATACAAAAAAAGATAGGCTTTAAGGTGAGATTTAACAGGGGTAATATGTATATGATTACTTAACTAACGAGTGCTTAAAAGCATAAATCACCGCTTGTGTTCGATCTTGCACTTCCAATTTACTTAAGATGTTACTAACATGTGCTTTCACCGTTTTTAATGCAATATATAACTCATCAGCAATTTCTTGATTTGTTTTCCCCTCTGTCATCAATAATAAAATTTCCATTTCTCTACTTGTTAGTTCTTCATGTAGAAGCTGCACATTTTTTTGTCGCATTTTCCGCATCATCTTCCCTGTTACTTCAGGTTCAAGGACTGACTGACCACGATACGTTTCTCGCACTGCATTAGCAATTTCATTAGCTTTTGAAGTTTTTAATAAATAGCTCGTTGCACCAGCTTCTAAAGCAGGATATACTTTTTCATCATCTAAAAAACTCGTAACAATAATAATTTTAGCTTCTGGCCATTGATCGATGATCATCTGAGTTGCTTCTATCCCATCCATCTCCTTCATTACTAAATCCATAAGTATGATATCTGGACGTAATGAAAGTGCAAGTTCAACGCCATCCCTCCCATTATCGGCTTCTCCGACCACCTCTATGTCTGATTGGGCAGATAAATATGATGACACACCTATACGAACCATTTCATGATCATCAACAAATAATACTTTAATCACCAGCTTCTCCCTCATTTCTTAATATCGGTATTTTCACTTCAAGACGGGTACCATTATTTTTCACACTTACTATATTCATCGTACCACCTATTTCGATCGCCCGTTCATACATGTTCTGTAATCCATAAGAACCTGCTTTCGTTTCCTCCACGTCAAAGCCCACTCCATCATCTACTACACGTAAAATAATTAGTTCATCTCTTTGAATCAATAACACTTCAAGTTTAGTAGCCTTCGCATGACGCAATGTATTTGATAGCGATTCTTGTAAAATTCTGAACAGGTGATCTTCCACTCCTTTTTCCATAGGTGTCTCTTCAATTTTCCATTGGATTGACATTGATACTTTTTGGGATAATTCCACTAATAGCATCTCAATCCCTTCTTGAAGAGACTTCCCTTTTAGAGCAGCTGGTCTCAAATGAAGTAACAGGGCACGCATTTCTAGCTGGGATTGATGAATCATTTGTTCAACCATTTTTAACTGTTTCGTTTCACGCTCATTTGAAAGGGGATTTGCTTCGTTAATCGCAGACATTAACATAGATGCTGCAAATAGCTGTTGGCTAACTGAATCATGTAATTCACGAGCTAAACGATTCCTCTCTTGAGAAATCATTTCTTGAATTCGTTGCTCTTGATCCTCCACTATTT is part of the Cytobacillus sp. IB215665 genome and harbors:
- a CDS encoding sensor histidine kinase, which gives rise to MNAIQRQLIIGLSMSMIVLLVTLIGTFLVFPLPEWSVLWKKEIMEIPFVLFIVVTSIIVGLLFGAISGLSWRKQLISISGMLHQMETGHKIKVDEKAPLSEIQAIHDRMDNIQRKMSEQTKLSRKLANEIVEDQEQRIQEMISQERNRLARELHDSVSQQLFAASMLMSAINEANPLSNERETKQLKMVEQMIHQSQLEMRALLLHLRPAALKGKSLQEGIEMLLVELSQKVSMSIQWKIEETPMEKGVEDHLFRILQESLSNTLRHAKATKLEVLLIQRDELIILRVVDDGVGFDVEETKAGSYGLQNMYERAIEIGGTMNIVSVKNNGTRLEVKIPILRNEGEAGD
- a CDS encoding response regulator transcription factor — translated: MIKVLFVDDHEMVRIGVSSYLSAQSDIEVVGEADNGRDGVELALSLRPDIILMDLVMKEMDGIEATQMIIDQWPEAKIIIVTSFLDDEKVYPALEAGATSYLLKTSKANEIANAVRETYRGQSVLEPEVTGKMMRKMRQKNVQLLHEELTSREMEILLLMTEGKTNQEIADELYIALKTVKAHVSNILSKLEVQDRTQAVIYAFKHSLVK